The Zingiber officinale cultivar Zhangliang chromosome 9A, Zo_v1.1, whole genome shotgun sequence genome window below encodes:
- the LOC122020876 gene encoding bidirectional sugar transporter SWEET5-like: protein MTVSQNTIRNVIGVIGNIISFGLFLSPMPTFVKIFKKKAVEDFSPIPYLATTLNCMFWIFYGLPFVHPNSILVSTINGIGLAFEVFYLSIFFAYASRQGRLKVAMVLIVEIVFTAVVATLVLHFAHTHEKRSFIVGILCIIFGICMYVSPLSVMKLVIQTKSVEYMPFTLSLVSFLNGICWTTYSFLPFDINLFIPNGMGALFAFAQLVLYGCYYKSTPKKGSKAEVEMPSVSP from the exons ATGACGGTGAGCCAGAACACCATCCGCAACGTCATCGGAGTGATAG GCAATATCATCTCTTTTGGTTTGTTCCTGTCACCTAT GCCaacatttgttaaaatttttaagaaGAAAGCAGTGGAAGATTTTTCCCCGATCCCCTACCTTGCAACAACTCTCAACTGCATGTTTTGGATTTTCTATGGCCTCCCTTTTGTCCATCCTAACAGCATTCTCGTTTCCACTATTAATGGCATCGGTTTAGCCTTTGAGGTCTTCTACCTCTCTATTTTCTTTGCCTATGCTAGTCGTCAAGGTCGT TTGAAGGTTGCCATGGTATTGATAGTTGAAATTGTGTTCACTGCTGTGGTTGCAACTTTGGTGCTTCACTTTGCCCACACTCATGAGAAGAGGTCCTTTATTGTGGGTATCCTTTGCATCATCTTTGGAATTTGCATGTATGTCTCTCCTCTTTCAGTCATG AAACTTGTGATCCAAACCAAAAGTGTAGAGTACATGCCCTTCACACTCTCCCTTGTAAGCTTCCTTAACGGAATTTGTTGGACCACCTATTCTTTCCTGCCATTTGACATCAACCTTTTC ATTCCTAATGGTATGGGTGCTCTTTTCGCCTTTGCTCAATTGGTTCTCTACGGTTGCTACTACAAATCCACACCAAAGAAGGGTAGCAAAGCTGAGGTCGAGATGCCCTCTGTATCTCCTTGA